Genomic DNA from uncultured Methanospirillum sp.:
GGGCACGAGTGATGAACAGGTTTGATAAGATCCGGGAAATGCCTTCCTCTATACTGATCAAAAAAATGAAACTTCAGGATGTAAACTGCATGGGAGTTTTGGGGATCTTCTTGCTGATGTCCTTCTCCTGTTCCTTATAGAGAAGATTTGCCTTATCAATCGCCACTTCAGCCTCTGCCTCTTTACCCATAGCCTTTAGAACAGATGCTTTATTGATCCAGTTCTCTGCATTTTGCGGATTGACAACGATAGCCTGCTCATATGAGTACAGCGCCGGTTCATACTGTTTTTTCATATTATATGCAAACCCGCGGGCACTCCAGACCTTCTCATTATTCTTATCGATGAGCAGAGCCTTGTCAAAATGTTGAACTGCCATGTCATACTGACCACGGCTTGAGAGTGCCATCCCACGATAATACCAGTATTCGGTGTTTCCGGGTTCTATCTCAATTGCTTTAAAGAACGATCTGACAGCCTCATCATAATCGCCCATCATATAACTGGTACGCCCTTTCCAGAACCAGGCCAGGGAATAGTTCCCATTCTGGCGAATGGCATCGGTAAACGCATCAATCGCATCCTTGTACCGTACCATCTCATACAATGACATACCTTTCAGGTAGTAGAGTTCACTATCATTTGGAGTGATGGCTATAGCCCGATCGTAGGCTGATATTGCCTCAGAGTATTTGCCATTCTGAAAATCCTTCTGCCCTTTCTCCTTCCACTCCCCTGTGCTCATGCATCCGGTAAGCAGGACAGACAGGAGCAGAATCAGCCAGGACAGAGCAACCGCACGGCAGATTCGTGGAGATGAACAGAAATAATTCATGGATACCAGGTACTCTCACTCATTTTGAACCGCAGCGCATATGAGCCTGACTCAGAGAGCCTGGCAAAAAAAGTGGTTATTCGTAAAGATACTGCTCGTCAATGCGGGTGTAGGATGCAAGTTCTTCAGGTTTGAAATGAATCGCGATCTCCCTGGCTGCAGTCTCTACTGAGTCTGAACCATGGATGACATTCATTCCGATCTCAAGAGCCAGATCACCACGAATAGTTCCGGGGGCTGCCCCGGCAGGATTCGTGGCACCGATCATATCTCTGCTGATCTTCACGATGTTCTTCCCTGAAAACACCATCAGGAAACAGGGTCCGCTGGTGATGTAAGCCTTCAGACCTGGGAAGAACGGTTTCTGCACATGCTCTGCATAGTGCTCCATAACTCGGGCATCAGGAAGCCGTTCGAACTTTGCTGCCACGAGTTTGAATCCGCGGCGTTCAAAACGGGAGATGATCTCCCCGACAAGGCCACGCTGTACCCCGTCAGGTTTGACCATCAGGAACGTCTGTTCCATTGATTATCCCTTGCCCATCGCCTTGCGGCCGGCTGCAGTCCAGGAGACCCGGCGCGGAATACGCCCGAGTTTGTAGTTCTTCTGGCACTTGGTGCTGCAGAAGTAGAAGATTGACCCATCCTTTCGGACAAACATCTTCCCGGTTCCTGGCTCCATACCCTCACCACAAAACGAACAAACGTGTGATTGCATCACCGTTTTCACCTCCGTGAGAGTTTCTTTGCCTCACGCTCGGTCTCGAGGAGCATAAGGACATCCCCTTCTCGGATGGGGCCAACCGTGTTCCTGGTAATAATTCGACCCTTATTCGGGCCATCGAGAATCCGGCACTTGACCTGCATGGCTTCACCATGCATGCCCGTAGAGCCGATCACCTCGATCACTTCGGCGGGCGTTGCGTCAGACATGAGACTCACTCGGCCTTAAGCGCAGCAATCTGTCCTGCAATCTCGTCAACGATCTCCTTCGCCTTGCCGGGTTTTATGACGGCAGCAGCAGCAGAGCCGACCTCAAGCCCACATGCGGCTCCTATGTCGTTCTGTTTGGTGACGAAGATGTACGGAACCTTCTTCTCTTCACAGAGAGGACCAAGGTGCATCACGATCTCAGCCGGCTCAACGTCGCCACCGATAAGAACGAGCTGGGCGATCCCGCGCTCGACAGCCTTGGTGGCTTCGTTGGAGCCCTTCTTGATCTTGCCGGTTTCTCTGGCCGTTTCGACTGCCTCAAGTGCCTTGTTCTGAATTTCATCAGAAACTTCAAAGGTAACGTAGTTTGCCATATTAGACCTCATTCAGGAGAGCTTCGGTCTCTCCATCATCACTCATCAGTACATGACGAATGTGCCATACAAGTATGGGATCAGAGTCAATAAATGTTTTGAAAAGAGGAGAGTGAAATCAGCAGATCCTGTCGGGAATATCGGATCAGGCCAGACGGTATATCGTGACCGCACCCTGATGATACGCTGGTGAGAGACCGGCATCAGGGAGGGTGACATTGTAGCGTTCCTCTTCTGTCGGCCCCACGTACAGAAGATCGATGTGAAACATCTTCATGAGTTTCACACACCATGACGGATCTTCGTAGATTGTACGCACAACAGTTGTCCTTTGAGCATACCATCCAAGCGGGGTATTGTTACGCCACATTGATTCATGGAACGACCACCCGAGAAGTGCAGGTATTCCGGTGAATGCTGAAACCCGGGAGTAGTATCCATAGTCTCCCCCTTCAGCCTCAACAAGGGTAAGGTTTCCTTCCTGGGACCGAAGCCAGGTAACCGCTGCAAGGTCGTCCGGATGGGAGACTGAAAGCCAGGCAAGTCCATCAAGAGTCGGGGTATGCGGCCCTGCATGAGTGGCAGTGACCACTGCCGGAAGCAGAAGAAGGAGCAGAAGAATCAGCGGAACTGCACCCTCAACCATTCGTGCTGACCATGACTCACTGTTTATCAGAGGGAGGATGAGCCTTCCAAGCATTCCGGCAGTGGCAGCACTGAAGAGCAGCCAGGCGGTGATATAGAGTTTGAAGACGGTATTCATCCTGAAATACTGGTCGCCCATGTTATCCTTGAGATAGAGGATCTCACAGAAGACAAGGATCGCAAGACCTGCACCAGCCAGGAGATCGCAAGCCCCTTCACGCCTGACCAATACCGCACCAAGAAGGACTGCAGGTATCGCTGCTGCAACATATCCGGTTACCAGAAACGGCACAGCAATGACAAGAAGCCAGGGCGAACGCCTGAAGATGGGGAGGAGGGAAACCGCAAGTATAAGGATGAACCATCCGTTCACAAGCATAAATTCAGATATCGAAGTCGACAGAGGAACTACTGCGATCCCCCCAATTCCCTGTGCTTTCATCATCAGATAATAGGGAAGATAACAGAGGACACCAATTACCGGCACCAACAGAAGGTAGAGAAGTGCCCCCCTTCCCTGGGAAAAATGTCTGATGATCGCTCTTCCGGACACAGGCTCTCTGACTTTCTTAACAAGTCTTCCTGCCAGAGAAGGAGAATGATCAGGCTCTGAACGAGAACCGGCTGAATTAATCAGCAGGATGGTTCCGGTGATGAGAACCAGAGGGGCCTGGATAAGGACATCCCAGGTGTTCGTGGGCGGGATTGAACCAAGTGTCAGACCAGACGAGAGGATCAGGACCAGCCGGGAAGCCGGCTGCATCTCCTTCCAGCAGGTTACAGCGAGAATGATGAGAAGAATCAGGGTTGTCTGTGGGAAGAAACCAAGCACATGCGCATGCACGTCACCAAAAATGAATGAAAACAGAGGATATTCATTTATGGTCCCGTCGATTACCCGGGTACTGTCCCAGAGGAGTTTACTCCATTCAGTCCCTGCCATGGCAAGATGAACAAAAGCAGGGTTCATTATGAAAAGCAGCACCACAGGGAGGAGGCGAAGACGGGGAAGGAGAAGATGACCGACCCCGTACATGTTGACGCCAGCAAGTGCAGCAATCGTTGGTAGTGCCATGGTGAAGAGGACCGGTGAAGGAACTCCTGATGTTAGACCCAGGGCGGCAAGCATCCAGTGCCCAAGATAGTAATAAACCGAGAGATCACCACCCGCAAACCAGGGATCAAGGGGCGGGATGACAGGCATGCGCATCATTGAAGAGATGAACCCATGATCCATGAACTTTTCAGCAGCACTGATATCAGGGTTGTAGACGCGGAGCAACAGCATCGCCAGAAAGACGATGATGAAAAGGGCATAATATCTCCATTCTGACGTAACAAACGAATAGCATCTGAAAATTTCACAAATTCCATTCTCCCGGCATGCCTGCAGACAGGTGTACCCCATACCAAGAAAGAAAGGGATCAATGCAAGTTGGACAGGAAGATGCACCAGGGCACTCCAGTAACTGAGGAGTGTATAGAGTAACAGTGAAAGACTGAATGCGAGAGGAACTGCCACCTTTATAAAATAGGTCTGGAAAAACGGGACCAGCGAGAAGTGAAGGAAAAATATGAGGATTAACCATGCAAGGATCAGAGTGAAATCCCCGGGAGTAATCATACATCCTCATCCCCGTTATCTGACAAACGGCGCTTGATGCTTGCCATCATCTCAGGGACGACCCAGTTTCCAAAGTAGAAGATCGATGCAACTCCACCGATTACTGTGATCAGGTTTTTGATGAGATGATCGATCACCGCAATTAGTGTCGCAGTCGCTGGGGCAACTCCTGACAACTCAAAAATAATAGCAAGAGAGGCCTCATAGGTCCCAAGGCCCCCGGGAGTTATCGGAACAGCTTTTACCAAATTTCCAGCAACTATCGCGAGCAGAACAACTGCTAGTGGAATCTCCTGATTAAACATCGTTGCAACCGAGACACAGATAATCGTATCCATGATCCAGATGGCAATCGATGAGAAGAAGAGCAGAAGAGCAGAGGAAGGGGTGAGGGAGGCTTCCTTTACCTCGGCAAGCATAGTCAGAATGTATCCGACGTACTTATTCTCTGAAGAAAAACGACCCATGAAGAGGAGAATGCCAAAGAACAATGCCCCAAGGATCAGGGGGATCGCAATGAGCGAGAGTGCCCATTCTGGAACATTGATAACAAAAAGGATCGAGATCAGACCCAGAAATGCAACTGTGATGATGTCAAACACCCGTTCAACAACAATCGAGGAGAGCCCTTGTGAAACAGTTGAATCATACTCGTGCCTCACAAGAATAATCCTGATTAGATCACCTAACCTTGCCGGAACGAGAAGATTGACAGTCTGTGAGAGATATATGCAGGCAGTCGCAAAGAGCGTCGGCACAATTACGGTGAGTCTGGCAAGAATGATCTTGTATCGCCATCCTCTTGAGAACCATGCAGCGACACAGATCAGTATAGCAGGAACGAGATACAGAGGATGCAGATACTGAAGCGTTGCATTTAGATCACCCCAGACCCGCCAGAGCATTGCACCGATGATCCCGACAGCCAGAAGAAGAGAGAGCACGAGAGCAACAATTTTACGGTACATGAAGTCTCCACCAGAGGTTCAATATTGAGCGACCCATCTTCCAGATATCCTGTGACTTGACCGTAGTTCCAGGCCCTTCCCGCCAGATAACCGGTATCTCTGCAATCAGATATCCCTTTCTTTGTGCACAAACCAGCACTTCAGTATCCCAAAACCAGTGTGTATCCCGAATATCCGGCAGAAGTGATAGAAGACTCTCTTTTTTGAATGCCTTGAATCCGCACTGATGGTCCTTCAGTCTGCTTCGGAGAATAAACCGGACAAGCCAGTTGTATCCGCGGCTCTTGACCTCCCGGCCCAGGCTACGGGTGATATTGCTATCAGACAGAAGTCGCGATCCGGTCGCAACGTCTGCACCCTCGGCAACTGCCCTGATGAGCATGGGAAGATATGACATATCTGTTGCAAGATCAACATCGAAGTAGCAGAAAATTTCTCCTTTTGCCTGTATGGCAGCAGTAGTCAGGGCAGACCCGCGACCAAGCCGCTGGTCACGGTGCAGGTGAATAACCCGTGAGTCTTTTTCCTGCCATGAGGCAGCGCATTCAGCAGACCCATCTGTGCTAGCATCTTCAGCAATAATGATCTCAAACCCTGAACAAAACTCTTCCATCACCTTAAGGGTAAGCGGAATGGCATCCTGAAGGGCTGAAAGGTCATTATAGACAGGAATGACTACGGATACGATTGATTCAGTAATACTATTCACGGTTTTGGATACCCTCCACGACTCGCAGGGCTGCCTTCATAGAGCCTTCAATACTCCGCTCAGGGTAGTTCTCTGGTGAGAACATCCCTGCTAGGTACAGTCCTGGCACAGCCGGATTGGTAAGATTATTCATATATCCGGTAAGATACAGCGGACCGGCATCGCGATCGATGGCAATCCGGCTCCAATGTACCTCTTTAGGATCTACAGAAAATTTTGTGCAGAAATCAGATAGCATCTTCTCCTGAAGAGAAGGATCAGGATCACCTGAGAAATAAGAGGCAAGATATACCAGATGTTCCCCGTACCACTCAAACGGGGCAAAATTTGTATGTGAAACCACAGCTCCATATGGGGCAGGGTCAGTGATGTTCAGCCAGTAAATACCATCAGTCACATCACGGGAGAGCGCGAGGGTCAGACATGCTGCCCCCTGGTACGGAATTGACGGGATACCAGGAACGCCGAGATTCTGAAGAAGACGGGGGCTGACTGTCCCGATCACCATATCAAAAAACTCACCGTTGATCTCCCAGCCAGGATCTGGTGATGCACTCACCTGAACTACGGAGGTTACCGGAACTTCAGTGCGGATAACACACCCTTTATCTCGGGCAGCACCTGTAAGCCGATCAATCAGGACAGAAAATCCGCCATTAATATACCCCAGCCGTTCACCTGCCACTCCACGATCAGATCTGATAGCCACACGACTGATAAGCCAGGCAGCAGATACAAGATCAGCATTCTGACCAAACTTAGATTTGAGAAGAGGCTCGAAGAATGAATGATATATTCGCTCACCCAGTTTAGAAATGATAAAATCGTGTGCTGTGATGGTATCAAGTGGAGCCATATCCATATGCGATGCCTGTTTGGTAAAGAGCCCAAGCCTTGCCTTGTCTATGATGCTCAGATACGGATAGCGAAGGATCTCAAACGGGGTGGTCAATGGGTGAATGTCCCCATCCGTAAACGAGCCTGTAGATCCTGAAAGCCAGATAATTTCGTCTGAAAGTCCAAGTTCATCAAGCAGAGTCATCAGAACTGTATCACCGGAGAAGAAGTGATGATAGAACCGTTCGATAGCATACCGTTCATTCCTGTACGAAGAGAGCAGGCCGCCAAGTTCAGGTTCCTGCTCAAATATGACCACATCATATGCATCTGCGAGCGAGTACCCGGCGACAAGACCTGCAAGGCCTCCGCCTATGATGCCTATCCTCATCTGAAATCTCCGCTCATACTTCCTTAGTTAATCCCTTCGCGCTTATTGAAGAAGCTTTTTGAGTATATACACGTAAAATGTACGCAATATCAAGGTTCCAAATAATGTCAGGGCAACTGGTGTAACCACAATGAAAGTATTCTTTATCGGATTCGGTCAGGCAGGAGGCAAAATCGTTGACAAGTTCATCGAGTTTGACCAGAGAGCCTCGGGAGGAAGCTTCCGGGCAATTGCAGTCAATACTGCTCGTACTGATCTCATGGGACTTCAGAACCTCGAGTTTGAAGATCGGGTTCTTATCGGTCAGACAACTGTAAAAGGGCATGGAGTAGGAACAGACAACGATACCGGTGCCCAGATAACCTTCGATGAGATCGACATCGTGATGAATGCTATTGATCGGAAAGGGATCGGAGAGACAGAAGCGTTCATCATTGTTGCAGGCCTCGGAGGAGGTACCGGTTCCGGTGGTGCTCCTGTCCTCGCCAGGCATCTGAAGAAGATCTATACAGAACCAGTTTACGTATTAGCAATACTTCCTGCACCTGAAGAAGGCAGATTGTATTCATACAATGCAGCACGAAGCCTTGCTACCCTTGTGAAAGAAGCGGATAACGTAATCCTTTTTGATAATAGTGCATGGAAAAACGAGGGAGAGAGCATCAAAGGAGCCTTTGACCGGCTGAATGAGGAGATCGTTCGCAGGTTCGGGCTTCTCTTCCGAGCCGGAGAGGTCGGATCCCTGGGCCACGTTGGTGAGATGGTGGTTGACTCCAGTGAGATCATCAACACACTCAAAGGCGGGGGTATAAGTTCAGTTGGATATGCCATCAGTGAGGTAGGAACTCAGGCATCTGAACCAGAAATGGGACTGTTAGGGCGGGTTTTACGCAGGAATCAGGTCGAGGAGCGACGTCCCGAGGACAAACTGATGGGCGAAGACCGAACTTCGCGCGTTCTTTCGCTGGTTCGGAGGGCAATGCTTGGAAGGCTAACACTTCCTTGTGAATACTCCACAGCAAGTCGTGCCCTGGTGCTGGTAGCCGGACCACCTGATGAACTGGATCGAAAGGGTATCGAGAAAGCAAAGAGTTGGGTCGAAGAGAACATCGCCGGTGTTGAGGTGAGGGGAGGAGACTTCCCTGCACAGAGCAGATTTGTTGCAGCAGTGGTTCTCCTTGCATCCATCGCTGATGCACCGCGTGTCACAAAACTCCTCGAAATTGCCAAGGAGACCAAAGCCACATCAGAACGGATTGATGAAGAGAATAAGATCAAACTCGATGAGAGTATCGAACCGTTGTTTGAATGAGATGCGCATGAAGACTGGAACACTCATAATTTCAGTGCTGGTCCTGCTTGGACTAGCAATCTCCCCGGTATTGGCGGGGGTTGATGTAGGATATGTCAATGTGAAACCTGCCGGAGATCTCGAATCTGGAAAGACAAATGTTACGGCTGATTTCCAGATTGATTTCATCTCAACCGCAGGAGAGACGTTTCCCAGTGATGAGAACATTCTGCTCTCCACCCAACTCGATAACCCTATCTGGAACTATGTTATTGTGCTTGATGGTGTAGAAAATCCCAGACCGGCGTCAAGCAAGAGCCAGTTGAGCCTCACCGGATGGGAACTTTCATACAAAGACAAGGAAGAGCAGGTAAAGGTCACACTCAAAGGAAATGCTCCCAAGGTCAACTCATCCAAGCAGATTGAAGTTGTGAGTATCAGTACTACAGGCGCTAACAGCAAGGTAAAAGAGCAGGTAAAAAATGTCTCCGCATTTGTTACAAATCCAAATGAGTTAACCGGAGACATCGGTTCGGTACAGACAAAGGTAAAAGCGTTACAGAACGAAATTGCCAAGTACAAGGCTGACGGCATTGATACCTCCAAGGCTGAGCAAAAGGTAAAAGATGCTAATACAGCCCTACAGACTGCAACAAAAGAGACCTTTGCCAATGCAAAGATCTACATGGATAATGCAGGGACGTATGTTCAGGATGGATACACATACCTGGACATGGGTATCTCACAGAAGACAATAGCCGACGCCAAAGAGGCAATTGACCGGACCGATGAGTGGATCACCTATTTCAAGGGAGATAAAAAGATGGAGACAGATCCACGGCTGGCTCCAATAATTACCAAGCGCGAATTTGCTGCAGAGTACTCATCAAATGCTCAGGAACTCTTTGAACAGGGCAAGTATACCGATGCAAAACAGAAAGCAGAAGATGCGTTTACCAAAGCCACAGAAGTCTTCAATGATACCCAGAACCTCAATAATGAGATTAACCAGACACCAGCAAGTTCAGGCCCTGACATAGGTGCTACAGTAGCATCAATACTCCCTAATGTTGCCATCGTTATCGTCATTATTGCAGCCATTGCAGGAGTTGTCTTATTTGTAAAAAGACGCGGCGGTGGAGGAGGTAAAGGTGGAAGTGGAAAAGGTGGTGGTGGATCATTCGGATGGAAGAAACGCTCCTCACCAAAAACAAAGAAGTCTCATCAGTATGATGAACTCTTCTAATCTCTTTTAATACTGATATCTCTCTGTGTCATTATTCACATATTTTTAAGATCAGATGATGAGCCTGGCATCGACAAACTATGTTTCATAATAACAGAAAATCCCGCTCCTAAAGTGATAATATCACATAAATAAGCAGAACTCATGAACGGACATTGACCTTTCCTGCTGCATTTCCATAGATAAAAAAAGTGGAAAGTAAAGTGCCGGTCAGGTTATTGAACAATGCTTGAGCCTGATTTTTCTTTTACAAAGACATCAAGATTGATGCTTCCAGTCTTGCCATCCCTGAAGAGATAGTACATAGGAACCCGATCCTTGTTATCATACCACGAGAACCAGTAACTGAGTTTATACTGCTTCTTCTCATATCCTGGCAGATCAGGGTAACTTTCAGTATCATGGGTGATCACAAGATCAGGATGCTTTGATTCAAACACAGAAGGCTCGACCTTGTGTCCGTAGAAGGAGATCTTATCCCATTTGTCTCCACGATAATACCAGGGAAGAGGCCAATAAGATTCAGTGGCAACCACAACAGAGTATGAATTATCGATCAACTTCATCACCTCCCGCATATCCTCGCTGTTCTGCACCTGAACCATAGGTTCATTGATATCAGCCGGTGTATAGCAGACATGCACCATCATAACACACAGGAAGACACAGGCAATACCAACTGCAATGAACTTGACACGCGACTGCACATCATAGGCTGCAAGCAGGATCATCGGAAAGAGCTGATGAATAATAAGCCAAGGAACTTTCTCACCAACATACCCGTAAAAGATCATGGAAAGGACTGTCCAGTACAGGGCAAGAAGAAAGAAAAACCGGGACCGATCTCCAATCCCAACATACGGTTTGAAGAATCCGCCACCACCCTTCAGCTGCTTCAGATATGAGGCAATCCCAATTCTCACTTCAGCGAATCCCTTCTCGCGGATTCCATATTGCCACACTGCTACTCCGGCAAGCAGGGCAATAGGTACCTCGTACAATCCCAGAATTAGGAGGTACCAGTATGGACCTCCACAAAGCCTACATTGTCCATGTATGCCCATCCAGTGCTCAATAGCCTTGAAAGGTGCCTGAATAAACATTTCTGGATGAGTAAAGAAGGTGGTATAGCATGTTGCCCCGATAGCCACCATGATCAGGAGTCCTGCACCAAGATCCCTTCTCCATGTAAGGGGAAGGGCAATCCGTCCGTTAAGGAGCATGATCAGGAAGAATGAACCAAATATCAGGAGAGTAAAGGGCATATCCTCCTTTAAGCAGAGTCCGCATGCCGCACACACTGCTGCAACGGCTGCATACTGCCACCTTCCTTTATCAAAGTACATGAGAAGAAAAACGAGCAATGCCACCGTGAAGAAGAGTTGAAAGATGTCATGCCTCAGAAAGCGGGAGAAGTATACCATACATGGAGATAGCGCAAAGAACAACGCCCCGACAAGGGCATGATTGCATTTTACCCATCCTTCCCGATATAATATCCAGAACAGAGGAATGATTGCTGCCCCGAACAACCCGGGAAGAAACCTGACAATCATGTCAGAATCCTTAAACAGCAGAAAAGCCGTTCCAGTCAGATAGTAAAGAAGAGGCCCGTGGTACATCGGATCATACAGGTACGTTCCCTTTGTGATCAGATCGTATGTAAACCAGGCATGGATCGCTTCGTCATGATGAAGAAGTTTTACTTCTGGGAGTATGATCCGAACCATAAGCCCGAGAAGGAAGATGAGGATAAATATCCTGAACGGAGAGAGTGAAAGACGATCTTTCAGACTGCAGGCACACATGTATATCTGATCATTCTAGACTGAAATAAAAAAACTCACCTGATGGTTTTCCGGGATTGAAACTAAAAAGAAGAGGAAAAGGATCGGTTTTTAGAGAATACATCAAGATAGGTGCTTAATTTAGTTCCATCGCGCATGAAGTACCAAGCAGGGAAATCCTTCTCCACCAAAGGCAGAGAGAAAGAGTAGTTATAGGCAACCACCTGTTTCTGGTACCCGGGAAGAGAACCTGAATCATATGAATTCGTACTGAGCATGATGACCAGATCGGGATCTTTCTGAAGGATCATGGCAGGAGCGGGTTTTTGCGCAAGGAGGGTGATTTTATTCCAGCCTTCTCCCCTGAAATACCAGGGAAGCGGCCAGTATGCATCTGTTGTCACCACTGACATGTTGGATACCGAGATGAGATCCATCACATGTTTAAGATCCTCACTGTTCTGCGCCTGAACAATGGGTTCATTGATATCAGCCGGGGTGTAGCAGACATGGAGGGTCATGACCAGGAGGAATGCACAGCCCAGCAGTCCCAAAATGATCTTTTTCCCGGATAGATCATACGATGCCAAAAGAATCAGGGGAAACAACTGATGAATCAGGAGCCAGGGAACCTTTTCCCCGACATACGCATAGAAGAGTAGTGAAAGCAAAGCCCAGTAGATCGCAAAGGTGAGCAGAAATGCTGATTTATTATCATTTGTCTGATGGTCGGCACCATGACTCTTCTTTATTTTTTGCAGATGTCGAGATGTTTCAGATTTCAGCTCGGAAAAACCGGCCTGTCTGATTCCCCAGTGCCAGAACCCAAGAACGGCAAGGATCAGGATCGGAAGTTCGTAGACAACCAGAAGCAGGAGATAATACCATGGAGCACCACAGATTCTGCACTCCCCCTGAACTCCCATCCAATGAGAGATAGCTTTCCCAGGAGCGAGCAGGATCATCTCCGGGTGAGAAAGAAATGTTGTGTAACAGAGCGTGCCAATACCAGCCATAACCAGTAATCCGACCACCAGATCACGCAACCATCTCTTTGGCAGCCGAATCCGGCCGGTCATGAGCATCAGCACAAAAAACGATGCAAAGATGAGGAGAGTTGCTGGCATATCTTCTTTCAGACAGAGACCACAGGCTGCTGATGCAGCAGCACAGGCAGCATACTGCCACTTGCCTTTGTCCAGATAGAGAAGTAAGCAGACAAGAAGACAGACAGTGAAGAAGAGCTGGAATATGTCATGGCGCAGAAACCGGGAGAAATATACCATGGAGGGGGAGAGTGCAAAAAAGAGGGACGCAAAGATGGCCTGATCTTTTTTGATCCACCCGTTCTGATGTAGCACCCAGAATAAAGGAATAATTGCTGCTCCGAAGATTGCCGGGAGCAGACGAGCGACAACATCTGATGCTCCGAACAGGAAAAATGCTGCACCTGTCAGGTAATAGAGCAGTGGGCCATGGTAGACGGGATCATACAGGTACGAACCGGTAGTGATCAGATTATACGTATACCATGCATGGATGGCTTCGTCATGATGAAAGAGTTTCAGATCTGGTGAGATACATCTGATGAGAAGGCCTACTAAAAAAACGAGAAGAATGATCCGCCCTGCGGAGGTGCGGTTATAGATATTGGAAATTACGTGCTTCAGCACGTTATGCACCAAAAAAATTCAGCTCTCGAGAACAATCTCGATACCGATATCTTTTGGTACCTGGGTGCGCATCAGCTGTCGCAGTGCACGCTCATCTGCATCGATATCGATGAGACGCTTGTGTACACGCATCTGCCAGCGGTCCCATGTTGCGGTACCTTCGCCGTCCGGGCTCTTCCGGATTGGAACAACGAGTTTTCTGGTAGGGAGCGGGATTGGTCCTGCGAGGTTTACGCCAGTGCGTTCTGCGATCTCACGAATCTTGTCGCATACCTCTTCGACTTTCTGGTAATCTGTTCCGGTGAGCCGGATACGGGCTTTCTGCATGATTAAACACACCCAAAAAATTAGGGTTAGCGGAATTGTTTCTTGACTACTTCAATACACATTCCGGCTGCAATGGTCTGACCCATATCACGTATGGCAAAGCGACCGAGCTGGGGGAATTCCTTTGCGCTTTCTACGCAGAAGGGTTTTGTTGGTTTGCACTTGATGACAGCTGCATCTCCTGCCTTCAGGAAGGTCGGATTCTCCTCAGAGGTCTGACCAGTCCGTGGGTCGAGCTTCTTGACGAGCTCAATGAAGGTGCATGCAACCTGTGCAGTGTGGCAGTGGAAAACCGGAGTGTATCCTGCGGTGATT
This window encodes:
- a CDS encoding glycosyltransferase family 2 protein; translation: MNSITESIVSVVIPVYNDLSALQDAIPLTLKVMEEFCSGFEIIIAEDASTDGSAECAASWQEKDSRVIHLHRDQRLGRGSALTTAAIQAKGEIFCYFDVDLATDMSYLPMLIRAVAEGADVATGSRLLSDSNITRSLGREVKSRGYNWLVRFILRSRLKDHQCGFKAFKKESLLSLLPDIRDTHWFWDTEVLVCAQRKGYLIAEIPVIWREGPGTTVKSQDIWKMGRSILNLWWRLHVP
- a CDS encoding flippase activity-associated protein Agl23, whose amino-acid sequence is MCACSLKDRLSLSPFRIFILIFLLGLMVRIILPEVKLLHHDEAIHAWFTYDLITKGTYLYDPMYHGPLLYYLTGTAFLLFKDSDMIVRFLPGLFGAAIIPLFWILYREGWVKCNHALVGALFFALSPCMVYFSRFLRHDIFQLFFTVALLVFLLMYFDKGRWQYAAVAAVCAACGLCLKEDMPFTLLIFGSFFLIMLLNGRIALPLTWRRDLGAGLLIMVAIGATCYTTFFTHPEMFIQAPFKAIEHWMGIHGQCRLCGGPYWYLLILGLYEVPIALLAGVAVWQYGIREKGFAEVRIGIASYLKQLKGGGGFFKPYVGIGDRSRFFFLLALYWTVLSMIFYGYVGEKVPWLIIHQLFPMILLAAYDVQSRVKFIAVGIACVFLCVMMVHVCYTPADINEPMVQVQNSEDMREVMKLIDNSYSVVVATESYWPLPWYYRGDKWDKISFYGHKVEPSVFESKHPDLVITHDTESYPDLPGYEKKQYKLSYWFSWYDNKDRVPMYYLFRDGKTGSINLDVFVKEKSGSSIVQ
- a CDS encoding tubulin/FtsZ family protein — translated: MKVFFIGFGQAGGKIVDKFIEFDQRASGGSFRAIAVNTARTDLMGLQNLEFEDRVLIGQTTVKGHGVGTDNDTGAQITFDEIDIVMNAIDRKGIGETEAFIIVAGLGGGTGSGGAPVLARHLKKIYTEPVYVLAILPAPEEGRLYSYNAARSLATLVKEADNVILFDNSAWKNEGESIKGAFDRLNEEIVRRFGLLFRAGEVGSLGHVGEMVVDSSEIINTLKGGGISSVGYAISEVGTQASEPEMGLLGRVLRRNQVEERRPEDKLMGEDRTSRVLSLVRRAMLGRLTLPCEYSTASRALVLVAGPPDELDRKGIEKAKSWVEENIAGVEVRGGDFPAQSRFVAAVVLLASIADAPRVTKLLEIAKETKATSERIDEENKIKLDESIEPLFE
- a CDS encoding NAD(P)/FAD-dependent oxidoreductase, whose translation is MRIGIIGGGLAGLVAGYSLADAYDVVIFEQEPELGGLLSSYRNERYAIERFYHHFFSGDTVLMTLLDELGLSDEIIWLSGSTGSFTDGDIHPLTTPFEILRYPYLSIIDKARLGLFTKQASHMDMAPLDTITAHDFIISKLGERIYHSFFEPLLKSKFGQNADLVSAAWLISRVAIRSDRGVAGERLGYINGGFSVLIDRLTGAARDKGCVIRTEVPVTSVVQVSASPDPGWEINGEFFDMVIGTVSPRLLQNLGVPGIPSIPYQGAACLTLALSRDVTDGIYWLNITDPAPYGAVVSHTNFAPFEWYGEHLVYLASYFSGDPDPSLQEKMLSDFCTKFSVDPKEVHWSRIAIDRDAGPLYLTGYMNNLTNPAVPGLYLAGMFSPENYPERSIEGSMKAALRVVEGIQNRE